Proteins encoded by one window of Muntiacus reevesi chromosome 6, mMunRee1.1, whole genome shotgun sequence:
- the SMIM30 gene encoding small integral membrane protein 30 has product MISVSTQLFLVLFSLLLVLPVVEAVEAGDAIALLLGVILSITGICACLGVYARKRNGQM; this is encoded by the coding sequence ATGATCTCAGTTTCAACACAGTTGTTCCTAGTcctgttttcattgcttttggtGCTGCCTGTTGTTGAAGCAGTAGAAGCCGGAGATGCAATTGCTCTCTTGTTAGGTGTGATTCTCAGCATTACAGGCATTTGTGCTTGTCTGGGGGTGTATGCACgaaaaagaaatggacagatgtGA